A window of Desulfuromonas soudanensis genomic DNA:
GGAACTCCTCGATTTTGTCCGCCGGGAGAAGATCCCCCTTCTCGGCCTCAATGCCGAAAAGAGTCTGGTTTCCGCCGTCAAGGAGAAGGGGCTTGCCGGACTCTCCGAGGAGGAGCGGCAGCTTCTCCCCGAGATGGATCTCGACGATCCCTACCAGCGGGCGCAGACCACAGCCATCTTCGCCGGCCATGACCAGGGGGGGCGGCACCTCGAGCGTTTCCTGCAGATCCAGACCCTGTGGGACGAGACGATGGCGGCCAACGTCGCCGCCTATCTGGGCAGCCCCGCCGGCAGCGGAAAGCGCCTGGTGGTGGTCGCCGGCGGCAACCACGTCCGCTACGGGTTCGGCATCCCCCGCCGGGCCTTCCGGCGCCTCCCCACCTCCTATACCCTGGTCGGAACCCGGGAGATCCTCATCCCGGAAGGAAAGGAGGAGTCCCTGATGGACGTCGAGACCCCCGACTTCCCCATGCGCCCCTACGATTTCATCCTCTACTGCGCCTACGAAAGCCTCGAGAAGACCGAGGTCAAACTCGGCGTCCTCCTCGGCACGGACGCCGGGCGGGTGACGGTGGAGGGGGTGGTTCCGGAGTCGAACGCGGAGGCCGCCGGTCTGCAGAAGAGGGACTTTCTCCTGGCCATCGACGGCGAGGCGATAGGCGACACCTTCGACCTCATCTATGCCGTCAAGCAGAAGCGCCCGGGCGACCGGGGGACCCTCCGCATCGAACGGGAGGGGAAAGAGGAGTCGGTGGAGGTTCTCTTTCGGGAGCCGCGGCCGATGGGCAGCCACGGCCAGCCGAAAAAGTAGGAACGGGAGCGGGTCCTTGGCACCGGTCGCTATTTACATGACGAAAAAAGGCCCCCGTTCCGGAGAAGGAACAGGGGCCCTTTTCGTCTCCCTACCCTGATAAACCCTCAGGCCTTGCCGGCGCTGCCGAGGACCGCCTGGTTCTTGTGCTTGATCAGCCTGACCAGTTCGTTGCGCGCCTCGCCGAGATATTTGCGAGGATCGAATTCGCCGGGGTTTTTGGCGAGGTATTCACGGACCTTGGCGGTCACCGCCAGCCGGCCGTCGGAGTCGATGTTGATCTTGCACACGGCGCTGGCCGCGGCGCGGCGCAACTGCTCCTCGGGAACGCCGACGGCCCCTTCCATATGGCCGCCGTAAGCATTGATCAGCTCCACGTACTCCTGCACGACGCTGGAGGCGCCGTGGAGAACGATGGGAAACCCGGGGAGGCGCCGTTCGATCTCCTCGAGAATATCGAAGCGCAGCGGCGGCACCGATTCCCCCTCCTTGAGGCGGAACTTGAAGGCGCCGTGGCTGGTGCCGATGGAAATGGCCAGGGAGTCGACGCCGGTCTTGGCGACGAAGTCCTCCACCTCCTCCGGCTGGGTGTAGGTGGAATGCTCGGCGGAGACCTCGTCCTCGATCCCGGCCAGGACCCCGAGTTCCCCCTCGACGGAGACGTCCCGGGCGTGGGCGTAGTCGACCACCTTCTTCGTCAGGGCGATGTTCTCCTCATAAGGGAGGTGCGAACCGTCGATCATCACCGACGAGAAGCCCGAGTCGACGCAGGATTTGCAGAGCTCGAAGGAATCGCCGTGATCGAGATGGAGGACGATGGGGATCTTCGAGCCCATCTCCGTGGCCATCGCCACGGCGCCCTGGGCCATGTGGCGCAACATCGTCTCGTTGGCGTAGTTGCGCGCCCCCTTGCTCACCTGGATGATCACCGGCGAGGAGGTTTCGACGCAGGCGACGACGATGGCCTGCAGCTGCTCGAGGTTGTTGAAGTTGTAGGCGGGGATGGCGTACCCGCCGCCGACCGCCTTCCTGAAGATTTCCCGGGTATTGACCAGGCCAAGATCACTGAAATGCACCGTATTGCCCATGGATATCGACCTCCTTGCTGAAACGGGGAACCTTGTCGGGCGCCGGCCGCGCCGTGCCGCAACGACCAAGGCATTTTTTCTGCGGCGACAAAGGCTTATTAATATCAGCCAACTGGGGTCAAGTCCAGCCCTAAGTCGCATTTTTATCCCGGCAAAAAGGTTGAAAAAGGGGGGAAGTTCAACTAAGATACGCGGGTTTGTACGCAACCGGCCGCTACGGCCTATTCTTGTTGGGAAGGGATCCTGAGATGAGTAGTACCAAGAAGCAGGAAAACTATTTCAAGGACTGGCAAAACCGGGAAGAGCTCGCCGAAACGGCCCTCCCCCTCATCGGCCGGCTCTACCGCAACCACGGCGTCGTCACCACCGTCTACGGGCGCTCCCTGGTCAACAAGTCGACCATCGACATCCTCAAGGCCCACCGCTTTGCCCGGCAGATTCTCGAGAACGAACTCTCGATCCGGGACAGTTTTCCGGTCATCGAGGCGATGACCCGCCTGGACCTCGCCCCCGGCAAGGTCGACATCGGCAAGCTGACCATCCGCTTCCAGGCCCAGGGAAACGGCCTCGACCTCGACACCTTTCTGCGCCAGGAACTCGCCGCCATCAACACCGGCAAGGCTCCGATCCTCAGCGAGCCCCGCGACGTCGTTCTCTACGGCTTCGGCCGCATCGGCCGCCTTCTCGCCCGCATCCTCATCGAGCAGGCCGGCGGCGGCGACAAGATGCGCCTCCGCGCCGCGGTGGTGCGCAAGGGGAGCGACGACGACCTGGCCAAGCGCGCCAGCCTCCTGCGCCGCGATTCGGTGCACGGCCCCTTCAACGGCGCCATCACCATCGACAAGGAGGAGAACGCGATCATCGCCAACGGCAACATGATCCGCATCATCTACTCCGACGCGCCGGAAACCGTCGACTACACCCAGTACGGAATCAGGGACGCCATCCTCGTCGACAACACCGGCAAATGGCGCGACCGCGACGGCCTCGGCCGTCACCTCCAGGCCAAGGGGATTTCCCGCGTCCTCCTCACCGCGCCCGGCAAGGGGACGATCCCCAACGTCGTCTACGGCGTCAACAACGATCTGATCCGGGACGAGGAGAGCATCCTCTCCGCCGCCAGTTGCACCACCAACGCCATCGTCCCGGTCCTCAAGGCGATCAACGACGGCTTCGGCATCGTCAACGGCCACGTGGAGACCTGCCACTCGTACACCAACGACCAGAACCTCATCGACAACTACCACGACAAGGACCGCCGCGGCCGCGGGGCCCCTCTCAACATGGTCATCACCGAGACCGGCGCCGCCAAGGCCGTGGCCAAGGCGCTGCCGGAACTGGCCGGCAAGCTCACCGGCAACGCCATCCGCGTGCCGACCCCCAACGTCTCGCTGGCCATCCTCAATCTGACTTTGGAGAAAGAGACGTCGGTGGCCGAGCTCAACAGCTATCTGCGCGACGTCTCCCTCGACTCGCCGCTGCAGAACCAGATCGACTACACCAACTCCCCCGAGGCGGTCTCCAGCGACTTCGTCGGCAGCGAGTACGCCGGTGTGGTCGACTCCCTGGCCACCATCGTCGAGAAAAACCGCTGCGTCCTCTATGTCTGGTACGACAACGAGTACGGCTACAGCTGCCAGGTGGTGCGCATGCTCGACCGCGTCGCCGGCCTCGAGCTCCCCTCCCTCCCCGCCTGAGGCAGATTCCATACATCTAAAGACAACGAGGGCGTCCCGGATGGGGCGCCCTCGTTTTTTTTAGTCCTGCCCTACCCCCTGATCAGACCCAGGCATCCTTTGTCCGCCGGCTCTCCCCTTCGTTAATCACCCGGATGGCGCTGCTCCCCTCGATGGGACACTTGGTTTCGCAGATGCCGCAGCCGACACAGCGTTTTTTCAGCAGTCGAGGGAATTTGAGGTTGGTCGCCACCCCCTCGACAAGGACCTCCTTCTCCTCGAAAACAATCGCCTTCTCCCCCGTCGGACAGTGCTCCTCGCAAACCAGACATTCCACCCCTTCGGCAAAAGGGAGACAGCGATTTTTGTCGAAGACCGCCAGGCCGACGACCTCCTTCTTCTTCTCGGCCAGAGGGAGGAGGCGGATGGCGCCGGTGGGGCAGACCTGACCGCAGAGCGTGCAATTGTACTCGCAGTAGCCGATGCGCGGGACGAGGAGCGGGGTCCAGAGACCTGTCGCCCCGGCCTGGAGGAAGGCGGGGTGGAGAGCGCCGCCGATGCAGACTTTCAGGCATTCACCGCAGCGGATGCAGCGGCGCAAAAATTCCTCCTCATTCACGGCGCCGGGGGGACGAAGGAGGAAGGGGTTGCGGCGATAGACCGGCGGAGCGATCCCGACCACCGGCGCGATCAAAACGCCCCCGGCCAGGGAGGCGAGGAGTCCCCGGCGGCTCAGATCGATCCCCACCCTCCCCTTCCCCGGATTGCCGAAGCTCCAAGTCACCCGGCGCTCGGGGCAGAAGTCGCTGCAGTCGAGACAGAGGAGGCACTCCTGGCGGCGATGCCCCCCGGCGGTCACCGCACCGGCGTGGCAGCGCTCGGTGCAGCTCCGGCAATCGGCGCAAAGGGTCCCGGGGCGGCGAACCAGGAGCGCCCTGGAGGCGCAGAGACCGAAAAGGGCGCCGAGGGGACAGAGATTCTTGCACCAGAAGCGCCCCTCGACCTTCTCAAGAAAAATGATCGCGACAAAGACGACAAGGGTGAAGAGGGAGAGGGTGAAGTAGGGCTGCTGGAAGGCCAGGACGGTGTCGCGGAACAGGGGGTAGGCGCCGTTGACCAGGGGCGAAAGGAGGGGCACGGAATGCTGATAGAAAAAATCGAAGAAATCGCTGAGGAGAAGATTGGCGGCCGGATAGAGCGAGAGCGTCAGGGTGCGAAGAAAGATCGCCAGGGGATCGAAGAGCCCGAACAGCTGCACGCCGAAGAGAGCGGCGGCGACTAGGAAGATCAGGAGATAGTACTTGATCCGCCGCCGGCGGGGATAATTGCCGTTCGCTCCGCGCCCCAGCGCCTTGCCGCAGCCGTCGAGGGTGGTGCCGAGGGGACAGATCCAGCCGCAGAAGAATCGCCCGAAGAGCGCCGTCAAAAGGAGCAGGGCGAGGGCCGGCCAGAGAATCGCCCAGGGAAAGGAACCCGGAGCGAAGGCGGCGGCGAGAGCGGCGAGGGGGTCGAGGCGAAAGAGGAGGCCGACAGGATAGGGGAGCCTGTCCTCTCCCCGGTATTCCGTCG
This region includes:
- a CDS encoding ChaN family lipoprotein → MPSVVHTVPAALFSLLLLLMSGCAPPPLGNPRLPYPGGQPPEVGEIRHLATGVSVSQGEMLAVVGDARIVYVGETHDNPASHRLELAVLQEMSRRHPGNIALGMEMFTPSQQGVLDDWTAGRLDEKTFLKRVRWFEAWGMDFDYYRELLDFVRREKIPLLGLNAEKSLVSAVKEKGLAGLSEEERQLLPEMDLDDPYQRAQTTAIFAGHDQGGRHLERFLQIQTLWDETMAANVAAYLGSPAGSGKRLVVVAGGNHVRYGFGIPRRAFRRLPTSYTLVGTREILIPEGKEESLMDVETPDFPMRPYDFILYCAYESLEKTEVKLGVLLGTDAGRVTVEGVVPESNAEAAGLQKRDFLLAIDGEAIGDTFDLIYAVKQKRPGDRGTLRIEREGKEESVEVLFREPRPMGSHGQPKK
- a CDS encoding glyceraldehyde-3-phosphate dehydrogenase: MSSTKKQENYFKDWQNREELAETALPLIGRLYRNHGVVTTVYGRSLVNKSTIDILKAHRFARQILENELSIRDSFPVIEAMTRLDLAPGKVDIGKLTIRFQAQGNGLDLDTFLRQELAAINTGKAPILSEPRDVVLYGFGRIGRLLARILIEQAGGGDKMRLRAAVVRKGSDDDLAKRASLLRRDSVHGPFNGAITIDKEENAIIANGNMIRIIYSDAPETVDYTQYGIRDAILVDNTGKWRDRDGLGRHLQAKGISRVLLTAPGKGTIPNVVYGVNNDLIRDEESILSAASCTTNAIVPVLKAINDGFGIVNGHVETCHSYTNDQNLIDNYHDKDRRGRGAPLNMVITETGAAKAVAKALPELAGKLTGNAIRVPTPNVSLAILNLTLEKETSVAELNSYLRDVSLDSPLQNQIDYTNSPEAVSSDFVGSEYAGVVDSLATIVEKNRCVLYVWYDNEYGYSCQVVRMLDRVAGLELPSLPA
- a CDS encoding 4Fe-4S binding protein, which translates into the protein MKTLLTLRNLRRAVQILSLAIIVALFLATEYRGEDRLPYPVGLLFRLDPLAALAAAFAPGSFPWAILWPALALLLLTALFGRFFCGWICPLGTTLDGCGKALGRGANGNYPRRRRIKYYLLIFLVAAALFGVQLFGLFDPLAIFLRTLTLSLYPAANLLLSDFFDFFYQHSVPLLSPLVNGAYPLFRDTVLAFQQPYFTLSLFTLVVFVAIIFLEKVEGRFWCKNLCPLGALFGLCASRALLVRRPGTLCADCRSCTERCHAGAVTAGGHRRQECLLCLDCSDFCPERRVTWSFGNPGKGRVGIDLSRRGLLASLAGGVLIAPVVGIAPPVYRRNPFLLRPPGAVNEEEFLRRCIRCGECLKVCIGGALHPAFLQAGATGLWTPLLVPRIGYCEYNCTLCGQVCPTGAIRLLPLAEKKKEVVGLAVFDKNRCLPFAEGVECLVCEEHCPTGEKAIVFEEKEVLVEGVATNLKFPRLLKKRCVGCGICETKCPIEGSSAIRVINEGESRRTKDAWV
- a CDS encoding class II fructose-bisphosphate aldolase, encoding MGNTVHFSDLGLVNTREIFRKAVGGGYAIPAYNFNNLEQLQAIVVACVETSSPVIIQVSKGARNYANETMLRHMAQGAVAMATEMGSKIPIVLHLDHGDSFELCKSCVDSGFSSVMIDGSHLPYEENIALTKKVVDYAHARDVSVEGELGVLAGIEDEVSAEHSTYTQPEEVEDFVAKTGVDSLAISIGTSHGAFKFRLKEGESVPPLRFDILEEIERRLPGFPIVLHGASSVVQEYVELINAYGGHMEGAVGVPEEQLRRAAASAVCKINIDSDGRLAVTAKVREYLAKNPGEFDPRKYLGEARNELVRLIKHKNQAVLGSAGKA